A single genomic interval of Flavihumibacter rivuli harbors:
- the gatC gene encoding Asp-tRNA(Asn)/Glu-tRNA(Gln) amidotransferase subunit GatC yields MELTNETIRQLANLARLEFNEEDTIQIRKDLEKMISFVEKLGELDTEGVEPLLHMTSNTDVLREDIPAGSITREEGLYNAPDSNGTFFFVPKVIKKQQS; encoded by the coding sequence ATGGAACTTACAAACGAAACCATACGACAACTGGCAAACCTGGCGAGGCTGGAGTTTAATGAAGAAGACACTATCCAGATCCGGAAGGACCTGGAAAAAATGATCTCCTTCGTTGAGAAATTGGGTGAGCTGGATACAGAAGGAGTAGAACCCCTGTTGCACATGACCTCCAATACAGATGTGTTGAGGGAGGATATCCCTGCAGGTTCGATAACCCGGGAAGAAGGCTTGTACAATGCGCCTGATTCCAATGGAACTTTCTTTTTCGTACCCAAAGTGATCAAAAAACAGCAATCCTAA
- a CDS encoding ABC transporter ATP-binding protein encodes MEPIIHLEGIQKSYYMGKQAIPVLKGINLNIFKNEYVALMGPSGSGKSTLMNILGCLDSPTDGRYVLNGHDVSQMEDDELAAIRNKEIGFVFQQFNLLPRLTAAENVALPLVYAGLPKKLRQEMALEVLNKVGLADRSHHKPNEMSGGQCQRVAIARALVNNPSLILADEPTGNLDTATSIEIMDIFGKIQAAGNTVVLVTHEEDIANHAKRIVRLRDGLIETDKLNIASHAAAH; translated from the coding sequence ATGGAACCAATCATCCACCTTGAAGGCATTCAGAAGAGCTATTACATGGGAAAGCAGGCCATCCCCGTTCTCAAAGGGATCAACCTAAACATATTCAAGAATGAATATGTAGCCCTGATGGGCCCCTCTGGATCGGGTAAGAGTACACTCATGAATATCCTTGGCTGCCTTGACTCGCCCACTGATGGAAGGTATGTCCTGAATGGCCATGATGTCAGCCAGATGGAGGATGATGAGCTGGCTGCCATCCGGAACAAGGAGATCGGCTTTGTATTCCAGCAATTCAACCTCCTGCCGAGGCTAACAGCTGCTGAAAATGTTGCCCTCCCCCTTGTTTATGCTGGCCTCCCCAAAAAACTGCGCCAGGAAATGGCACTGGAAGTGCTGAATAAGGTTGGCCTGGCTGACAGAAGCCACCACAAACCCAACGAAATGAGTGGGGGCCAGTGCCAGCGGGTGGCCATCGCCAGGGCCCTGGTCAATAATCCTTCCCTGATCCTGGCGGATGAGCCTACCGGTAACCTGGATACCGCCACTTCAATAGAGATCATGGATATCTTTGGTAAGATCCAGGCCGCTGGCAACACAGTAGTGCTGGTAACCCACGAAGAGGATATCGCCAACCATGCTAAAAGGATCGTAAGGCTAAGGGATGGACTCATTGAAACGGACAAACTAAATATAGCCAGCCACGCAGCCGCCCATTAA
- a CDS encoding cob(I)yrinic acid a,c-diamide adenosyltransferase: MALKIYTKTGDAGNTSLIGGTKVPKSHIRIETYGTVDELNSYIGLCNDHLQDAASRQMLKEIQDRLFTIGSSLACDPEKEPLMKIPDLKDADITLLETEIDRMNEALPPMRFFILPGGHPAVSSLHIARCVCRRAERLCVHMHQEGLFVDALVIKYLNRLSDYLFVLSRYTGHLLGVEEIPWKPRV; encoded by the coding sequence ATGGCATTGAAAATCTATACCAAAACCGGCGATGCCGGCAATACTTCGCTTATTGGTGGCACCAAGGTACCCAAAAGCCATATCCGTATTGAAACCTATGGCACTGTTGATGAACTCAATTCCTATATAGGTCTTTGTAATGACCACTTGCAGGATGCAGCCAGCAGGCAGATGCTCAAGGAGATCCAGGACAGGCTGTTCACTATCGGTTCTTCACTGGCATGCGACCCTGAAAAGGAGCCCCTGATGAAAATACCGGACCTGAAAGATGCTGACATAACCTTATTGGAAACAGAGATCGACAGGATGAATGAGGCACTCCCGCCCATGAGGTTCTTTATCCTGCCCGGGGGCCATCCCGCTGTTTCCAGCCTGCATATTGCCCGTTGTGTTTGCCGGAGGGCAGAACGCCTGTGCGTACATATGCACCAGGAAGGCCTTTTTGTAGATGCCCTTGTCATAAAGTACCTAAACAGGCTTAGTGATTACCTTTTTGTACTGTCGCGTTATACCGGGCATTTGTTAGGGGTTGAAGAGATCCCCTGGAAGCCCAGGGTCTAG
- a CDS encoding ABC transporter ATP-binding protein → MLEAKQIIKSYGEVKVLKGVDLSIKEGEIVSIVGSSGAGKSTLLHILGTLDKADAGEISINNTLVSSLSEKQLSAFRNRYIGFVFQFHHLLPEFTALENVCIPGWIAGRDKKEVEDRAQSLLQHLGLGHRTDNKPQALSGGEQQRVAVARALINEPRIIFADEPTGNLDSTNARELHELFFRLRAEFNQTFLIVTHNEELARMSDRQVMMKDGKMI, encoded by the coding sequence ATGCTGGAGGCTAAGCAAATCATCAAGAGTTACGGGGAGGTAAAGGTGTTGAAGGGGGTGGACCTATCCATTAAGGAAGGGGAGATCGTTAGTATTGTAGGGTCTTCCGGTGCTGGGAAGAGTACCTTGCTGCATATCCTTGGCACCCTCGATAAGGCTGATGCCGGTGAGATCAGCATCAATAATACCCTTGTGAGCAGCTTATCCGAAAAACAACTTTCGGCCTTCCGCAACCGCTATATCGGCTTTGTATTCCAGTTCCATCACCTCCTTCCTGAATTTACGGCACTTGAAAATGTTTGCATCCCGGGCTGGATCGCGGGCAGGGATAAAAAGGAAGTGGAAGATCGGGCCCAGTCGCTTTTACAGCACCTTGGCCTTGGGCACCGTACCGATAATAAACCCCAGGCGCTGTCGGGAGGGGAACAGCAGCGGGTGGCTGTGGCCCGCGCCCTGATCAACGAGCCCAGGATCATTTTTGCTGATGAACCTACCGGTAACCTCGATTCCACCAACGCCCGTGAACTCCACGAACTGTTTTTCCGCCTTCGTGCCGAATTCAACCAGACTTTCCTCATTGTAACCCATAATGAAGAACTGGCCCGCATGAGCGACCGGCAGGTGATGATGAAAGATGGTAAGATGATTTAA
- a CDS encoding DUF2795 domain-containing protein, giving the protein MFWTLELASYLEDAPWPATKDELIDYAIRSGAPIEVVENLQELEDEGEIYEGIDDIWPDYPSQEDFFFNEDEY; this is encoded by the coding sequence ATGTTCTGGACTCTTGAATTGGCATCCTATCTGGAAGACGCACCGTGGCCTGCAACAAAAGACGAGCTGATCGATTATGCTATTCGCTCCGGTGCCCCCATTGAGGTGGTGGAAAACCTGCAGGAACTGGAAGATGAGGGCGAGATCTATGAGGGTATCGATGATATCTGGCCGGACTACCCTTCCCAGGAAGATTTCTTCTTCAACGAAGACGAATATTAA
- a CDS encoding enoyl-ACP reductase FabI, with amino-acid sequence MAYNLLKGKRGIITGALDENSIAWKVAEKAHEEGATFVLTNAPIAMRMGEINKLAEKTGSAIIPADATNIDDLTNLFTKSQEVLGGKIDFVLHSIGMSVNIRKKIPYTESNYDYFLKGIDVSALSFHKMLAVARKLDAINEWGSVVALTYMAAQRTYPFYTDMADIKAMLESIARSFGYHYGVEKKVRINTVSQSPTKTTAGTGIKGFGDFFDYANAIAPLGNATAEDCANYCITLFSDLTRMVTMQNLFHDGGYSTTGVSNEVMQRLGVEE; translated from the coding sequence ATGGCCTACAATCTGTTAAAAGGCAAACGCGGAATTATTACCGGCGCATTGGATGAGAACTCCATTGCCTGGAAGGTTGCTGAAAAAGCCCATGAAGAAGGGGCAACCTTCGTTTTGACCAACGCGCCTATTGCCATGCGCATGGGTGAGATCAACAAGTTGGCAGAAAAAACCGGTTCAGCGATCATTCCGGCTGATGCAACCAATATTGACGACCTCACTAACCTGTTTACCAAATCACAAGAAGTTCTGGGTGGTAAGATCGACTTCGTATTGCACTCTATTGGAATGAGTGTCAATATCCGTAAGAAGATTCCTTATACTGAATCCAATTACGATTATTTCCTGAAGGGTATCGATGTATCAGCCCTTTCCTTCCATAAGATGCTGGCCGTGGCCCGTAAGCTGGACGCCATCAATGAATGGGGAAGCGTAGTAGCCCTTACCTATATGGCGGCACAGCGGACTTATCCATTCTACACTGATATGGCTGATATCAAGGCTATGCTGGAGTCTATTGCCCGCAGCTTTGGCTACCATTACGGAGTGGAAAAGAAAGTAAGGATCAATACCGTTTCCCAATCACCCACCAAAACAACGGCCGGAACCGGTATCAAGGGATTCGGCGATTTCTTCGATTATGCCAATGCCATTGCCCCATTAGGCAATGCTACAGCTGAAGATTGTGCCAATTATTGCATTACCCTTTTCTCCGACCTGACCCGCATGGTGACCATGCAAAACCTTTTCCACGATGGTGGGTATTCCACTACCGGTGTGAGCAATGAGGTGATGCAGCGCCTTGGTGTTGAGGAGTAA
- a CDS encoding DUF2059 domain-containing protein has product MVAQTRKAPPKKSNSAQVDEPPPLPPKVEEEVVDEMEEIRALAKSDLMTKAPIPGFDTSAAPNDEFTRLAMVLLKKTRALDIGMELAAPLMNEREKTSSPFLKEFYDRMLKDMTNGKTRQYMEDMLVKTYRDRFTLDEMKQLLAFYETPVGKKMLSELPSITNAGREQGEKIGTYMGTVIMQQMVREKTREGQ; this is encoded by the coding sequence ATGGTAGCACAAACCAGGAAGGCTCCCCCTAAAAAAAGCAATTCAGCACAAGTAGATGAGCCACCACCACTGCCGCCTAAAGTAGAAGAAGAGGTAGTAGATGAAATGGAGGAGATCAGGGCTTTGGCAAAAAGTGATCTAATGACCAAGGCACCAATACCCGGATTTGACACCAGCGCCGCTCCGAATGATGAGTTTACCAGGCTGGCCATGGTGCTGCTGAAGAAGACCCGGGCATTGGATATAGGCATGGAACTGGCGGCGCCATTGATGAATGAAAGGGAAAAGACATCAAGTCCCTTCCTGAAAGAATTTTACGATCGTATGCTCAAGGATATGACCAATGGAAAGACCAGGCAGTATATGGAAGATATGCTGGTGAAGACCTATCGAGACAGGTTCACGCTAGATGAAATGAAACAGCTCCTTGCATTTTATGAGACGCCGGTAGGAAAAAAGATGCTGTCAGAATTGCCATCCATTACCAATGCAGGCAGGGAGCAAGGCGAAAAGATAGGAACCTATATGGGTACCGTGATCATGCAGCAGATGGTGAGGGAGAAAACCCGGGAGGGCCAATAA
- the recN gene encoding DNA repair protein RecN: protein MLQELRIQNYAIIDELTIGFDGRLNIITGETGAGKSILMGALSLILGQRADSGVVFNKEKKCFVEGSFHIEGKLGVLQYLEANDLDPHQELVIRREIAASGKSRAFINDIPVNLVQLQELTGMLVDLHQQFDTLSLGEGSFQREVLDALAGTHPGVEQYQAAYKNWQQTQKELDELKGRKQYFQRELDFNQFLFDELEEAAFRPDELEQLDQELKLLSHSETIKAQLMRLVLMLKEGEQPVVQSLRQSLHQLSAYREQHSGIASLVERLQATQVELADIADEAEDLGEKVGLDPARQEQINERLSLGYKLLKKHGVQATNDLLQIKDGLEVKLQEVLNLDDAIARKEQELSVISGKLLDMGKAISKARKQAISPFEKQVNDLLAQVGMPSARIKVAFETGDPGPDGLDTIEFLFDANKSNQFAPIRKVASGGELSRLMLCIKSLVARSMDLPTLIFDEIDTGISGEASKQVGLIMKDLAANRQVICITHQPQIAGKADHHLFVYKKISGEQVRTNIRVLSQEERITAIAQMLSGEKPTAAALENAREMVMN from the coding sequence ATGCTTCAGGAACTACGCATACAGAATTACGCCATCATTGATGAACTGACCATTGGTTTCGACGGAAGGTTAAATATCATAACCGGCGAAACAGGGGCTGGTAAATCCATCCTTATGGGGGCGCTGTCTTTGATCCTTGGACAGCGGGCGGATAGCGGTGTAGTGTTTAATAAGGAGAAGAAATGCTTTGTAGAAGGCAGTTTCCATATTGAAGGAAAGCTGGGGGTATTGCAATACCTGGAAGCAAACGACCTTGATCCCCACCAGGAATTGGTCATCAGGAGGGAGATCGCTGCCAGTGGTAAATCCAGGGCCTTTATCAATGATATCCCGGTTAACCTGGTGCAACTACAGGAACTTACAGGGATGTTGGTTGACCTTCATCAGCAATTTGACACCCTTTCGCTTGGGGAGGGCAGTTTCCAGAGGGAAGTATTGGATGCACTCGCCGGAACCCATCCTGGTGTTGAGCAATACCAGGCTGCCTATAAGAACTGGCAACAGACCCAGAAGGAATTGGATGAACTGAAGGGCAGGAAACAGTATTTCCAGCGGGAGCTGGATTTTAACCAATTCCTTTTTGATGAATTGGAGGAGGCGGCTTTCCGGCCTGATGAATTGGAACAGCTCGACCAGGAACTTAAATTGCTAAGCCATTCGGAAACCATCAAGGCCCAATTGATGAGATTGGTATTGATGCTGAAAGAAGGGGAGCAGCCAGTTGTGCAGTCGCTCAGGCAGTCCCTGCACCAACTATCCGCCTATCGCGAACAACATAGTGGAATTGCCAGTTTGGTAGAAAGGCTGCAGGCGACCCAGGTTGAACTGGCCGATATCGCAGATGAGGCGGAGGATCTCGGGGAGAAAGTTGGGCTTGATCCTGCCAGGCAGGAACAGATCAATGAAAGGCTTTCGCTTGGTTATAAGTTGCTGAAGAAACATGGTGTACAGGCTACCAATGACCTCTTGCAAATAAAGGATGGCCTTGAGGTTAAGTTGCAGGAGGTGTTAAACCTCGATGACGCCATTGCCCGGAAAGAGCAGGAGTTGAGCGTGATCTCAGGGAAATTACTGGATATGGGTAAGGCGATCAGTAAGGCACGTAAGCAGGCCATTTCCCCATTTGAGAAACAGGTGAATGACCTGTTGGCACAGGTTGGAATGCCCAGTGCCAGGATAAAAGTGGCTTTTGAAACGGGCGATCCCGGACCGGATGGCCTGGATACCATCGAATTCCTGTTCGATGCCAATAAAAGCAACCAGTTTGCACCGATCCGCAAAGTGGCGAGTGGTGGTGAATTGAGCCGCCTGATGCTATGCATTAAATCCCTTGTAGCCCGGTCAATGGACCTTCCCACGCTGATCTTTGATGAAATCGATACAGGAATTTCGGGCGAAGCCAGCAAGCAGGTTGGACTCATCATGAAAGACCTGGCCGCCAACAGGCAGGTGATCTGTATCACGCACCAGCCACAGATCGCAGGTAAGGCAGACCATCATCTCTTTGTGTACAAGAAGATCAGCGGCGAGCAGGTGCGTACCAATATCAGGGTTTTGAGCCAGGAGGAAAGGATTACGGCCATTGCCCAGATGTTAAGTGGTGAAAAGCCTACTGCTGCTGCCCTGGAGAATGCCAGGGAGATGGTGATGAATTAA
- a CDS encoding zinc ribbon domain-containing protein: MATVKDFSVEEKLVSLIALQKIESKIDEFQILKGELPIEVSDLEDEIQGLHARQTRIEEEINGINEFINQKKEAIKEADALIKKYEKQSTNVKNSREFEAINKEIEMQQLEVKLAEKHIKDANEEIAEKVIGLDKAKKAIATKEGVLKHKKEELEKIIATTEEEEKQFAKMASEAREKVDSRLLHSYDRIRKNYRNGLSVVPVERDACGGCFNAIPPQRQSEIRQRKKIIVCENCGRILVDADLNDSVEVK; this comes from the coding sequence ATGGCAACTGTAAAAGACTTTTCGGTTGAAGAAAAACTGGTGTCACTGATCGCCCTGCAAAAGATCGAATCAAAGATTGATGAATTCCAGATCTTGAAAGGCGAATTGCCGATTGAAGTAAGTGATCTGGAGGATGAGATCCAGGGGCTTCATGCCCGTCAGACCCGTATTGAGGAAGAGATCAACGGGATCAACGAGTTCATCAACCAGAAGAAAGAGGCGATCAAGGAAGCTGACGCCCTGATCAAGAAGTACGAGAAGCAGAGTACCAATGTAAAGAACAGCCGCGAGTTCGAAGCCATTAATAAGGAAATTGAAATGCAGCAGCTGGAAGTTAAACTGGCTGAGAAGCATATCAAGGATGCGAATGAAGAGATCGCTGAAAAAGTGATCGGCCTGGATAAAGCCAAGAAGGCGATTGCCACCAAAGAAGGCGTACTGAAGCACAAAAAAGAAGAACTGGAGAAGATCATTGCTACTACTGAAGAGGAAGAAAAGCAATTTGCCAAGATGGCTTCTGAGGCCCGTGAGAAAGTGGATAGCAGGTTGCTGCATTCTTATGACAGGATTCGCAAGAACTACCGTAACGGTCTTTCTGTAGTTCCGGTTGAGCGTGATGCCTGTGGTGGTTGCTTTAATGCCATTCCTCCCCAGCGCCAGAGCGAGATCAGGCAGCGTAAGAAGATCATCGTTTGCGAGAACTGCGGTAGGATCCTGGTTGACGCCGACCTGAATGATTCAGTAGAAGTGAAGTAA
- a CDS encoding Nif3-like dinuclear metal center hexameric protein, whose amino-acid sequence MLILDIINCLERIAPPIYQESYDNAGLLTGSPGWTCTGAIIALDATEEVVMEAVAKGCNLVVAHHPILFGGLKKINGKNYVEKAVISAIKNDIAIYAIHTNLDNVAHGVNRKIADLVGLANCRILSPKVGLLKKLYTFVPHAQLAEVSSALFAAGAGHIGNYSECSYFTDGTGTYKAGEGAQPFAGEVGLRHHEPESRLEVIFPVHLESAIVKALRQAHPYEEVAYDIVPLANQHNGIGSGMIGDLPEAMPEQAFLNHLKQVFGLSVIRHTRLLNKPVRRVAVCGGAGSFLISSALNSGADAYITADVKYHEFFDANDMLLLADIGHFESEQFTVDLLYDILAEKFPTFAVFKTEVRTNPVYYHT is encoded by the coding sequence ATGCTTATACTTGATATTATCAACTGCCTGGAAAGGATCGCGCCTCCCATTTACCAGGAGTCCTATGACAATGCCGGCTTGCTAACAGGAAGTCCGGGCTGGACCTGCACCGGGGCCATCATTGCCCTGGATGCAACTGAAGAGGTGGTTATGGAAGCGGTTGCCAAAGGCTGTAACCTTGTGGTTGCTCACCATCCGATCCTGTTTGGGGGGCTGAAAAAGATCAATGGAAAGAACTATGTGGAGAAGGCTGTTATAAGTGCGATCAAGAATGATATTGCGATTTATGCCATCCATACCAACCTGGACAATGTTGCCCATGGGGTGAACAGGAAGATTGCTGACCTGGTAGGATTGGCCAATTGCAGGATACTTTCCCCAAAGGTTGGTCTATTGAAGAAACTATACACTTTCGTGCCCCATGCACAACTGGCTGAGGTTAGTTCGGCCTTGTTTGCTGCCGGTGCCGGGCATATCGGGAACTACAGCGAATGCAGCTATTTTACTGATGGTACCGGTACTTATAAGGCGGGTGAGGGTGCACAGCCTTTTGCCGGGGAGGTAGGGCTTCGGCACCATGAACCGGAATCCAGGCTGGAGGTGATCTTCCCGGTCCATCTCGAATCCGCAATAGTGAAGGCTTTGCGGCAGGCTCATCCCTATGAGGAAGTGGCTTATGATATAGTCCCCCTCGCCAACCAGCACAATGGAATAGGGTCGGGAATGATCGGGGACTTGCCCGAAGCGATGCCTGAGCAGGCTTTTTTGAACCACCTGAAGCAGGTGTTCGGACTCTCCGTGATAAGGCATACCCGCTTGCTGAACAAGCCCGTCAGGAGGGTGGCTGTTTGTGGAGGAGCGGGTAGTTTCTTGATTTCCAGCGCTTTAAATAGTGGGGCTGACGCCTATATTACGGCAGATGTCAAGTACCATGAGTTTTTTGATGCCAATGACATGCTCCTGCTGGCAGACATCGGTCATTTCGAAAGTGAGCAATTCACGGTGGATTTACTATATGATATTTTGGCGGAAAAATTTCCTACCTTTGCCGTCTTCAAAACGGAGGTAAGGACCAATCCGGTTTATTATCATACCTGA
- a CDS encoding carboxypeptidase M32, which produces MSNGKDTATLYKEYVQALQEVADIKYAVAVLQWDQETYMPAGGADKRGRQIATLSEIAHDRFTSPAIGDLLAELGRRHDLTGEQRKNIELSLYDYSQQTRLPSAFVRQMSETVSRSFHNWIEARKANDFHIFRDVLGELVELKKQEAELLGYTGHPYNALLNQYERGATTDLLDNIFGKLQPELKAILDQLGTASQVDDSLVKQHFPASEQWEFGMDLLGKMGYDFNHGRQDRAEHPFTINFCSKDVRITTRIDEHDLGNMTWSTIHELGHALYEQGLPDEQYGLPLGEYASLSIHESQSRLWENNVGRSIYWCRHFLPLLQRYFPAQLGNATPETLYRAINKVSPSLIRTEADELTYHFHVIIRYELEKALINSDISVKDIPAFWNEHYRLYLGIAVPDDRQGCLQDVHWSHGSFGYFPTYSLGSLYAAQFYAFAGKDIPNLDYQLEGGQFATLKDWLRKKIHTHGRMYTSEELCREICGEGLNIQYFMQYAYAKYRYIYSL; this is translated from the coding sequence ATGAGTAATGGAAAAGATACTGCCACCCTGTACAAGGAGTATGTACAAGCCTTGCAGGAAGTGGCCGACATAAAATATGCAGTTGCGGTTTTGCAGTGGGACCAGGAAACCTATATGCCGGCGGGCGGGGCTGATAAAAGGGGAAGACAGATTGCCACCCTGAGCGAGATCGCCCATGACCGGTTCACCTCCCCTGCCATAGGCGACTTACTGGCTGAACTGGGCCGCAGGCATGACCTTACCGGGGAACAGCGGAAAAATATTGAGCTGAGCCTCTATGATTACAGCCAGCAAACGAGGCTACCCTCTGCTTTTGTCAGGCAAATGAGTGAAACGGTATCCAGGTCCTTCCATAATTGGATCGAAGCCCGGAAGGCCAATGACTTCCATATATTCCGGGATGTCCTGGGTGAATTGGTGGAGCTCAAGAAGCAAGAGGCCGAGCTCCTGGGCTATACCGGCCACCCCTATAATGCCCTATTGAACCAATATGAACGAGGAGCTACCACGGACCTGCTGGACAATATTTTTGGGAAGCTCCAGCCAGAACTCAAGGCAATCCTTGACCAACTTGGCACTGCCAGCCAGGTGGACGACAGTTTGGTAAAACAGCACTTCCCCGCATCGGAGCAATGGGAATTTGGGATGGATTTACTGGGAAAGATGGGCTATGATTTTAACCACGGCAGGCAGGACCGGGCCGAGCACCCTTTCACCATCAATTTTTGCAGCAAGGATGTCAGGATCACCACCCGAATAGATGAACATGACCTGGGGAACATGACCTGGAGTACGATTCACGAACTGGGCCACGCCCTTTATGAACAAGGCCTTCCCGATGAACAATATGGGTTGCCCCTTGGGGAATATGCCTCATTGAGTATCCATGAATCCCAGTCCAGATTGTGGGAAAATAATGTGGGGCGCAGCATCTATTGGTGCAGGCATTTCTTACCTTTACTGCAACGGTATTTCCCCGCCCAGCTGGGGAACGCCACCCCCGAAACTTTATACCGTGCGATCAACAAGGTTAGTCCATCCCTTATCAGGACCGAAGCGGATGAGTTGACCTATCATTTTCATGTTATCATCAGGTACGAATTGGAGAAAGCTCTGATCAACAGCGATATTTCCGTGAAGGACATACCGGCATTCTGGAATGAACATTACCGGCTTTACCTGGGAATAGCAGTTCCGGATGACCGGCAGGGTTGTCTGCAGGATGTGCACTGGAGCCATGGCAGTTTCGGCTATTTTCCCACTTACAGCCTGGGAAGCCTTTATGCCGCACAGTTCTATGCTTTCGCAGGAAAGGATATCCCCAACCTTGATTACCAGTTGGAAGGTGGCCAGTTTGCCACCTTGAAGGACTGGTTGAGGAAAAAGATCCATACCCACGGAAGGATGTATACCAGCGAGGAACTTTGCCGGGAAATTTGTGGCGAAGGCCTAAACATTCAATACTTTATGCAATATGCATACGCTAAATACCGTTATATCTATTCATTATAA